A window of Sutcliffiella cohnii contains these coding sequences:
- a CDS encoding Mbeg1-like protein translates to MAYSDQMLKVATDIAYEDLDKIIDKMPRHMRTSPSIEQIIEYAQNNGQGDLVTRVENILSNPEYANLKDDILNWKIVDVHNKNDLDGNGFYGCVIDTGSGGLLTSFRGSEPITNHQHAKQDWVDADIGLVNSISTKQQEEAVAFLEKIQNSDYIKNYDSIAFTGHSLGGNLSFHATIMSTQYSEIFSRLQQSTNFDGPGFSNEYIREHADQIALVAEKLGSNNMKHYQWSVVGTILEPLPGVSFITLDTNFPDGPIKKFIHYIGGKHSTDALKFDPVTGMAARGEMTFYEFTVGKFTEFTDRIPAPIGNLLTDILSGIIIVATWDNTLFRTAVVSGAIGAGVAAFVIGIPAIALVGKVALVGVALLAATVIIGAALEVVVEALIATATLIAQEVGRFLKWSQKQIDSLIGFIQGEVAKLNQWFKQTFNAGYKYATANPVVKLETYKLRVYADRLRNVNARLNRLDSRLNSLYWQVGFLDLLTLMRADLMTGESWRIKKCINYLEDTANDFEAVEKRIMSQL, encoded by the coding sequence TTGGCATACTCAGATCAAATGTTAAAAGTTGCTACTGATATAGCGTATGAAGATTTAGATAAAATCATTGATAAGATGCCCCGTCATATGAGAACATCCCCTTCAATTGAACAAATAATAGAGTATGCGCAAAATAACGGCCAGGGGGATTTAGTTACAAGAGTTGAAAATATACTAAGTAATCCCGAATATGCTAATTTGAAAGATGATATTTTAAATTGGAAAATAGTTGATGTACACAATAAAAATGATTTGGATGGAAATGGTTTCTACGGCTGTGTCATTGATACTGGTTCAGGTGGATTATTAACTTCCTTTAGAGGAAGTGAACCAATTACAAATCATCAACACGCAAAACAAGACTGGGTAGACGCGGACATTGGCCTAGTTAATTCTATCTCGACGAAACAGCAGGAAGAAGCTGTTGCATTTTTAGAGAAAATACAAAACTCGGACTATATTAAAAACTACGATAGTATTGCCTTCACTGGGCATTCATTAGGTGGGAATTTATCGTTCCATGCAACGATTATGTCAACACAGTATTCGGAGATTTTTTCTAGACTACAGCAGAGCACCAATTTTGATGGTCCTGGATTCTCCAATGAGTATATTAGAGAACATGCAGACCAAATAGCTCTTGTTGCAGAAAAATTAGGCTCTAACAATATGAAGCATTACCAATGGAGTGTCGTAGGGACGATACTCGAACCCCTTCCAGGTGTCAGTTTCATAACGCTAGATACTAATTTTCCGGATGGACCAATAAAGAAATTTATTCATTACATTGGAGGAAAACATTCTACAGATGCTCTAAAGTTTGACCCAGTAACAGGAATGGCAGCAAGAGGAGAAATGACCTTTTATGAATTTACTGTAGGGAAATTCACGGAGTTCACCGACCGAATTCCAGCACCAATTGGTAACCTTTTAACGGATATTTTAAGCGGTATTATTATCGTTGCTACTTGGGATAACACCTTATTTAGAACGGCGGTAGTGTCTGGAGCTATTGGCGCTGGCGTTGCTGCTTTCGTGATTGGAATACCAGCTATCGCATTGGTTGGAAAAGTAGCGTTAGTAGGAGTAGCACTTTTAGCAGCAACTGTCATCATTGGGGCAGCACTGGAAGTAGTAGTGGAAGCTTTGATAGCGACTGCAACATTAATTGCTCAAGAGGTCGGGAGGTTTCTGAAATGGTCACAAAAACAAATCGATTCGTTAATAGGGTTTATACAAGGAGAAGTGGCTAAACTTAACCAATGGTTTAAACAAACATTTAACGCTGGATATAAATACGCAACAGCTAATCCGGTTGTGAAATTAGAAACATATAAACTACGAGTCTATGCAGACCGCTTGAGAAATGTAAACGCTCGTTTAAATCGTCTAGACAGCAGATTAAATTCTCT